Proteins from one Epinephelus moara isolate mb chromosome 1, YSFRI_EMoa_1.0, whole genome shotgun sequence genomic window:
- the rec114 gene encoding meiotic recombination protein REC114, with the protein MDTSQSWKLKRYGRYAPGSTSGKPWKVFEANGNKPEIFLTIVEPGYLLVVQGQESLDTVPLLCGSSSLKVHQKSDELMFRLIVKGESRMMRMQFDGSNRAEAIKECSRAVEKLMEHIPVTAQDDAPLPPNQSPAEVPAPVTQTWQEKAGRAVPEVVQGSLSIEHLAQHFLGETALTLPQVYHHSFLEQGDLEPILRVCLLDPSFPAFVEKVEGELRKLLPE; encoded by the exons ATGGACACAAGTCAGTCATGGAAATTAAAACGCTATGGACGTTACGCTCCTGGCTCTACAAGCGGAAAACCGTGGAAG GTATTTGAGGCAAATGGCAATAAACCAGAAATCTTCCTCACCATTGTGGAACCTGGATACTTGCTGGTAGTGCAAGGACAGGAAAGCTTG GATACAGTCCCTTTGCTCTGTGGATCCAGTTCGCTGAAAGTACACCAGAAATCTGACGAACTGATGTTTCGACTTATTGTGAAG GGGGAGAGCCGCATGATGAGGATGCAGTTTGATGGAAGTAACAGGGCAGAGGCAATAAAGGAGTGTTCAAGAGCTGTAGAAAAACTGATGGAGCACATTCCTGTCACTGCACAGGATGACGCCCCATTGCCCCCTAATCAGTCGCCCGCTGAGGTCCCTGCACCAGTGACACAG ACTTGGCAGGAAAAGGCTGGGAGAGCTGTGCCTGAGGTTGTCCAAGGATCATTGTCCATCGAGCACCTCGCTCAG CACTTCTTGGGAGAGACTGCTTTGACTCTGCCTCAAGTATATCACCACAGTTTTTTGGAACAAGGGGACTTGGAGCCCATCCTGCGTGTTTGTCTGCTGGATCCCAGCTTTCCTGCATTTGTGGAGAAGGTGGAGGGGGAGCTGAGGAAACTGCTTCCAGAGTGA